One window from the genome of uncultured Tateyamaria sp. encodes:
- a CDS encoding mechanosensitive ion channel family protein: MIRALALFLCLWALPVAAQDTSQPQGTITVQDSADQDAAIAVRIRGILGELEGFDGVTVSVSSGIVTLRGTTVDTATADRLNELVGRVEGVVAIENEVSETTDVVARLNPAVERFQDRLSQGVALLPLLAVALLVFVLVLSLGLLLARARYPWDRIAPNAFIANIYRQVVRILFFVAGVVIALDILGATALLGTILGAAGIVGLAIGFAVRDTVENFIASIMLSIRQPFRPNDVVEIEGDIGKVIRLTSRATILLSFDGNHIRIPNATVFKSRIVNYSTNTERRFDFEIGVASDADLADVRQMTEDTVAGLPFVLSEPAPMSWIERIGDGAIFLSVTGWIDQEATSLVRAKGEALRLVKARIESAGIEVPDTTYRVQLLGGAQAGAEAARLAPAPMAPVPHTVTNVDAADVTDASEAGLDKLVDAERNDPDAPDLLTEAAPKE; encoded by the coding sequence ATGATCCGCGCGCTTGCCCTTTTCCTGTGCCTGTGGGCGCTGCCGGTCGCTGCGCAGGATACAAGCCAGCCCCAGGGCACGATCACGGTCCAGGACAGCGCCGATCAGGACGCCGCCATCGCCGTGCGTATTCGCGGCATTCTGGGCGAACTCGAAGGTTTTGACGGTGTGACCGTCTCTGTCTCTTCGGGCATCGTGACACTGCGCGGCACGACGGTCGATACCGCCACGGCCGACCGTCTGAACGAATTGGTCGGTCGGGTCGAAGGTGTCGTCGCAATCGAAAACGAGGTGTCTGAAACGACAGATGTGGTCGCGCGGCTGAACCCGGCGGTCGAGCGGTTCCAGGACCGGCTAAGCCAGGGCGTCGCGCTGTTGCCGCTGTTGGCTGTGGCCCTGCTTGTCTTTGTGCTGGTGCTGTCACTGGGCCTGCTTTTGGCCCGGGCGCGCTATCCCTGGGACCGGATTGCCCCCAACGCCTTCATTGCCAACATCTACCGCCAGGTCGTCCGTATCCTGTTCTTTGTGGCTGGTGTCGTCATTGCCCTGGACATTCTGGGGGCGACCGCGTTGCTGGGCACGATCCTGGGCGCCGCGGGGATCGTGGGTTTGGCCATCGGCTTTGCGGTCCGCGACACGGTCGAGAACTTTATCGCTTCGATCATGCTGTCCATCCGGCAGCCCTTTCGCCCAAATGACGTGGTCGAGATCGAAGGCGACATCGGCAAGGTGATACGCCTGACGAGCCGCGCAACGATCCTCCTCAGCTTTGATGGCAATCATATCCGTATTCCCAATGCGACCGTTTTCAAAAGCCGCATCGTCAATTATTCCACCAACACTGAACGCCGCTTTGACTTTGAAATAGGGGTGGCATCCGATGCGGACCTGGCGGATGTGCGCCAGATGACCGAAGACACCGTGGCGGGCCTGCCCTTTGTCCTGTCCGAGCCGGCGCCGATGTCATGGATCGAACGGATCGGCGACGGCGCGATTTTCCTGTCCGTGACCGGGTGGATTGATCAGGAGGCCACATCGCTTGTTCGCGCCAAGGGCGAAGCGCTGCGACTGGTCAAAGCGCGGATCGAAAGCGCGGGCATCGAAGTGCCGGACACAACCTACCGCGTGCAACTGTTGGGTGGGGCGCAGGCTGGCGCCGAAGCGGCGCGCCTGGCCCCCGCGCCGATGGCACCCGTCCCGCACACTGTCACCAACGTTGATGCAGCAGATGTGACAGACGCGTCCGAGGCAGGCCTCGACAAGCTGGTCGATGCCGAACGCAACGACCCGGACGCCCCGGATTTGTTGACCGAAGCCGCTCCCAAGGAATAG
- a CDS encoding pyridoxal-phosphate dependent enzyme, with protein sequence MKHLAHTDARVAAVLAGLPDIPWPSADASHPADLLMRCPAAAPTPLVQSRALARIAGVSEVHVKDERGRMGLGSFKALGAAYVIACDAANGLAAGRTYVTASAGNHGLSVAAGAQAFGAKSVVYLADTVPEAFADRLRSHGAEVCRQGAVYEDSMAEAARVAQTNGWALLSDSSWPGYVDVPHRLMEGYTVLMQEAVAAMPAPTHIFLQAGVGGLAAACAAYARKAWGGAPRIVVVEPDAAPALFASVAAGAAQVTEGPRSDMGRLDCKEPSLIALKGLARDASDYVLISEEDGAYGASAAAQAGFPTTPSGAAGLSGLLACAANGADVGLNAAARVLVILSEEASE encoded by the coding sequence ATGAAACACCTTGCCCACACTGACGCTCGGGTTGCAGCCGTCCTTGCCGGTCTTCCAGACATCCCGTGGCCCAGTGCCGACGCCTCACATCCCGCTGACCTGCTGATGCGGTGCCCCGCCGCAGCGCCGACACCGCTGGTACAGTCCCGGGCCTTGGCCCGGATCGCAGGCGTGTCCGAGGTTCACGTAAAGGACGAGCGTGGGCGGATGGGCCTGGGCAGCTTCAAGGCACTTGGCGCGGCCTACGTCATTGCGTGTGACGCCGCAAATGGTCTGGCAGCCGGACGTACCTATGTCACGGCAAGTGCGGGCAATCATGGTCTGTCCGTGGCCGCGGGCGCACAGGCCTTTGGGGCGAAATCCGTTGTCTACCTTGCCGATACGGTCCCCGAGGCGTTTGCAGACCGCCTGCGCAGTCACGGCGCAGAGGTGTGCCGCCAGGGTGCAGTCTACGAGGACAGCATGGCCGAGGCAGCGCGGGTCGCGCAAACGAACGGGTGGGCCTTGTTGTCCGACAGTTCGTGGCCGGGCTATGTCGATGTGCCACATCGGCTGATGGAAGGGTACACCGTCCTGATGCAGGAGGCTGTCGCGGCCATGCCTGCCCCCACCCATATCTTTCTGCAGGCCGGTGTCGGCGGCTTGGCCGCGGCATGTGCCGCCTATGCGCGCAAGGCGTGGGGCGGCGCGCCCCGGATCGTTGTCGTCGAGCCCGACGCGGCACCCGCGCTGTTTGCGTCGGTCGCGGCCGGAGCGGCGCAAGTGACCGAAGGGCCGAGGTCCGACATGGGGCGCCTTGATTGCAAGGAACCATCGTTGATCGCACTCAAGGGGTTGGCGCGTGACGCCAGTGACTATGTCCTGATATCGGAAGAGGACGGCGCATATGGTGCGTCCGCTGCGGCGCAGGCAGGTTTTCCAACGACACCCTCCGGGGCCGCCGGACTGTCCGGTCTGCTGGCTTGCGCTGCAAACGGTGCGGATGTGGGTTTGAACGCCGCCGCGCGCGTGCTGGTCATCCTGAGCGAAGAGGCATCTGAATGA